A stretch of the Lactuca sativa cultivar Salinas chromosome 9, Lsat_Salinas_v11, whole genome shotgun sequence genome encodes the following:
- the LOC111905658 gene encoding cyprosin, with product MDMTMKASLLALFLLFLLSPSAFSASNGGLIRVGLKKRKVDQLTQINGHGVSKKGNAIRNFGLGGPLTDSNTDIIALKNYMDAQYYGEIGIGTPSQKFTVIFDTGSSNLWVPSSKCYFSVACLFHSKYKASHSSTYKKNGTSAAIQYGTGAISGIFSQDSVQLGDLVVKEQDFIEATKEPGITFLAAKFDGILGLGFQEISVGNAVPVWYNMVNQGLVPEPVFSFWFNRNADEDEGGELVFGGADPNHFKGKHTYVPVTQKGYWQFDMGDVLIGDTTTGFCSDGCAAIADSGTSLLAGPTTIITQINHAIGAAGVMSQQCKTLVNQYGKTIIEMLLSEAQPDKICSQMNLCTFNGARDVSSIIESVVDKNNGGVGVHDEMCTFCEMAVVWVQTQIKKNQTEDNILNYVNELCDKLPSPMGESAVECSSLSSMPNIAFTIGDKIFELSPEQYVLKIGEGEVAQCISGFTAMDVAPPRGPLWILGDVFMGQYHTVFDYGRLRVGFAEAA from the exons ATGGATATGACAATGAAAGCGAGTCTGCTTGCCTTGTTTTTGCTGTTTCTTCTGTCACCTTCAGCATTTTCAGCCTCTAATGGTGGATTGATTAGAGTTGGACTTAAAAAGAGGAAGGTTGACCAACTTACCCAAATCAATGGACATGGTGTCTCAAAGAAAGGAAATGCTATAAGAAACTTTGGCCTTGGAGGCCCTCTCACAGATTCAAACACTGACATTATTGCATTAAAGAACTACATGGATGCTCAGTATTATGGTGAGATTGGTATTGGAACTCCCTCACAAAAGTTCACTGTGATCTTTGATACTGGAAGTTCTAATCTATGGGTGCCTTCTTCAAAGTGCTATTTTTCA GTAGCTTGCCTTTTTCACTCAAAGTACAAGGCGAGCCATTCAAGCACCTACAAGAAAAATG GGACATCTGCTGCTATTCAGTATGGAACTGGAGCTATCTCTGGTATCTTTAGCCAAGACTCTGTCCAACTTGGTGATCTTGTTGTTAAAGAACAG GATTTTATAGAGGCAACAAAAGAGCCTGGGATCACTTTCTTAGCAGCCAAGTTTGATGGTATTCTTGGCCTTGGATTTCAAGAAATCTCTGTTGGAAATGCTGTTCCTGTCTG GTACAACATGGTAAATCAAGGTCTTGTTCCAGAACCCGTATTTTCTTTTTGGTTTAATCGCAATGCTGACGAGGATGAAGGGGGTGAACTTGTGTTTGGTGGGGCCGATCCTAATCATTTTAAGGGCAAACACACATATGTACCCGTGACTCAAAAGGGTTATTGGCAG tttGATATGGGTGATGTCCTTATTGGAGATACAACTACTG GATTTTGCAGTGATGGTTGTGCAGCAATTGCAGATTCTGGAACCTCTTTGTTGGCAGGTCCAACg ACTATTATTACTCAAATCAATCATGCAATTGGTGCTGCTGGAGTAATGAGTCAGCAATGCAAGACATTGGTTAATCAATATGGAAAGACTATAATCGAGATGCTCTTATCTGAG GCACAACCCGATAAAATCTGTTCTCAAATGAACTTATGTACTTTTAATGGTGCCCGAGATGTTAG ttCAATAATTGAGAGTGTGGTTGACAAGAATAATGGTGGTGTTGGTGTACATGATGAGATGTGTACTTTCTGTGAGATGGCAGTTGTTTGGGTGCAAACTCAAATAAAAAAGAATCAAACTGAAGATAACATACTTAACTATGTCAACGAG cTTTGTGATAAGCTGCCCAGTCCAATGGGAGAATCTGCAGTTGAGTGCAGCAGTCTTTCCTCCATGCCCAATATCGCGTTTACTATTGGTGATAAAATTTTTGAGCTTTCCCCAGAACAG TATGTTCTGAAAATTGGTGAGGGAGAAGTAGCACAATGCATCAGTGGATTTACTGCTATGGATGTGGCCCCACCTCGTGGACCGCTTTG GATTTTGGGAGATGTTTTTATGGGTCAATACCATACGGTGTTTGATTATGGGCGCTTACGTGTTGGATTTGCTGAAGCAGCTTGA